The window CGGCAGCAGATCCAGCGGATGGATGACTCGCTCCGCGTAATGGGCGAAGCGTTCCAGCGCGAGCAGGCGTCGCTGACGCCGGCGGTTCGCCAGCAGCGGGGACAGGCGCTCGAAGCACTCGAGACGTCGTTCCAGCAGCGCGCGGCCCAGCTCAATCAGCAGATGCAGCAGCGGCAGGCCGAGCTCGTCCGCCCGATCATGGACCAGCTCAACCGCGTGCTGGACGAGATCCGCCGAGCCGACGGCTACGCGTTCATCTTCGACGTGTCGTCCGCGGGGCAGACGATCGTCGCCGCCGACACCACGCTCAACCTGACGGACCGCGTGATCGCGCGTCTCACGGCGCTTGGCCCGCCACCCGCAGCCGCGCCCGCGACGGCACCCGCGACCACGCCGCAGCCGGCCGGAGTGACTCGACCGAGACAGTAATGGCGCGCTCGGCGCCATCTTCCACCGGCAGTGATTCTTCAGTCAGCGGTGATGGTGTTCGCACTATCACCGCTGAAGCTGTTTCAGAGCTCGTAGGCGGCGAGCTCCGCGGCGATCCAGGCGCCGCTGTAACCGGCGTCGCGCCGCTGGACCGCGCGGCCGCGAGCGACGTCAGCTTCCTGGCCGCGCCGCGTTACGTAGGGGCCGCCGAGCGCACTCGCGCG of the Vicinamibacterales bacterium genome contains:
- a CDS encoding OmpH family outer membrane protein, yielding MKMISRVAAIAVLLVAAGSTPAYAQAPVKLGYINAQQILAAAPGREAAERQFESEVGSFRQQIQRMDDSLRVMGEAFQREQASLTPAVRQQRGQALEALETSFQQRAAQLNQQMQQRQAELVRPIMDQLNRVLDEIRRADGYAFIFDVSSAGQTIVAADTTLNLTDRVIARLTALGPPPAAAPATAPATTPQPAGVTRPRQ